In one Acidimicrobiales bacterium genomic region, the following are encoded:
- a CDS encoding fatty acid--CoA ligase family protein: TLTTVVPTALARFDPTAFRAIVVGGSAPPAVIPPNCRISYGLTETGSAVAYDGHALPGVELRAVDGEIQVRGPMLLRGYRDGTTPIDAEGWLHTDDAGAVHPDGRLEVHGRRGDLIITGGENVWPSPVERVLHEHPGVAEVAVVGRPDGEWGQVVTAVVVPADPASPPTLDELRDHVKATLPAYCAPRRIELVDALPRTLLGKVQRRSLGGG, from the coding sequence AACCCTCACCACCGTCGTCCCCACTGCGCTGGCCCGCTTCGATCCCACCGCGTTCCGGGCCATCGTCGTCGGCGGCTCCGCCCCCCCGGCGGTGATCCCGCCGAACTGCCGCATCAGCTACGGGCTCACCGAGACCGGCAGCGCCGTGGCCTACGACGGCCACGCCCTGCCCGGGGTGGAACTGCGAGCCGTCGACGGGGAGATCCAGGTGCGGGGCCCGATGCTGCTCCGCGGGTACCGCGACGGCACCACGCCCATCGACGCCGAGGGGTGGCTTCACACCGACGACGCCGGCGCGGTGCACCCCGACGGCCGGCTCGAGGTCCACGGCCGACGCGGCGACCTCATCATCACCGGCGGCGAGAACGTCTGGCCCAGCCCGGTCGAGCGGGTGCTGCACGAGCATCCCGGCGTGGCGGAGGTGGCGGTGGTGGGCCGACCCGACGGCGAATGGGGTCAGGTCGTGACCGCCGTGGTGGTGCCCGCCGACCCGGCCTCGCCCCCGACCCTGGACGAGCTGCGCGACCACGTGAAGGCCACCCTGCCCGCCTACTGCGCGCCACGGCGCATCGAGCTCGTCGATGCGCTCCCCCGCACCCTCCTCGGCAAGGTGCAGCGCCGCTCCCTGGGGGGCGGGTGA
- a CDS encoding SDR family oxidoreductase, translated as MDLRLDGKVALVTGASKGIGAATAAALAASGARVMLSSRKLELLEATAATIDGETAVFAANAGDPEAAEACVAETIERFGAIDVLVNNAATNPYHGPTLDISESQFDKTVQVNWKGPLVWSRLAWEASMRDRGGSIVNVSSVGGLSVEPSIGVYNGTKAALIHLTRTLAAELAPGVRVNGVAPGLVKTDMARAIWESDEEAIASRLPLRRLGEPADIADTIVFLVSDAASWITGQTLVVDGGALLRGA; from the coding sequence ATGGACCTGCGACTGGACGGCAAGGTGGCCCTCGTGACCGGCGCATCGAAGGGCATCGGCGCGGCCACGGCCGCCGCCCTCGCGGCCAGCGGGGCTCGCGTCATGTTGTCGTCGCGCAAGCTCGAGCTGCTCGAGGCCACCGCGGCGACGATCGACGGGGAGACGGCGGTGTTCGCGGCCAACGCGGGTGACCCCGAGGCCGCCGAGGCGTGCGTGGCCGAGACGATCGAGCGGTTCGGGGCGATCGACGTCCTCGTCAACAACGCCGCCACCAACCCCTACCACGGGCCCACCCTCGACATCTCCGAGAGCCAGTTCGACAAGACCGTGCAGGTCAACTGGAAGGGTCCGCTGGTCTGGTCGCGTCTGGCGTGGGAGGCCTCGATGCGGGATCGCGGTGGTTCGATCGTGAACGTCTCGTCGGTGGGCGGGCTCTCGGTCGAGCCGTCCATCGGGGTCTACAACGGCACCAAGGCGGCGCTCATCCACCTCACGCGGACTCTCGCCGCCGAGCTGGCCCCGGGCGTGCGGGTCAACGGGGTCGCACCCGGACTGGTCAAGACGGACATGGCCCGGGCGATCTGGGAGTCCGACGAGGAGGCCATCGCGTCGCGCCTGCCGCTGCGACGCCTCGGTGAGCCGGCCGACATCGCCGACACGATCGTGTTCCTGGTGAGCGACGCCGCGTCGTGGATCACCGGCCAGACGCTGGTCGTGGACGGCGGAGCGTTGCTCCGCGGCGCCTGA